The Thermodesulfobacteriota bacterium sequence GCTTCTGCCCCCCGGGGGTCAGTCCTCTCCCTCCGGGGGTCCCTCGGGTCCGTCGGGGGCCTCCACTCCGTAGTCCCGCAGCCGCTGGCGCAGGGTCTTGACGTTGATCCCCAGGGCCCGGGACGTGGCCTTCTTGTTGCTCCCGTGCTTCTCGAAGGCGGCCAGGATGATGCGCCGCTCCATGTCCTCCAGGGTCCCCTGCACCTCCATGCCGGCGTCCGGGCGCCCCGGCCCTCCGCCCAGGCGCAGGTGCCGGGGCTCGAGGGGCGCGCCCCGGGCGACGATGGCAGCCCGCTCCACGGCGTTCTGGAGCTCCCGCACATTGCCGGGCCAGTCGTGGGCGGCAAGGGCCGCCTCCGCGGCGGGGGTGAGCCGGGTGGGGGGCAGCCCGTTGACCCGGCAGGAGGACTCCAGGAAGTGGGCCGCCAGGGGCACCACGTCGCCCCGCCGGGAGCGCAGGGGGGGAATCTCGATGGGCAGCACGTGGAGGCGGTAGTAGAGGTCCTCGCGAAAGCGCCCCTTGCGCACCTCCCCGGGCAGGTCCCGGTTGGTGGTGGCGATGACCCGCAGGTCCAGGGGCAGGGGCTTGCGCCCCCCCACCCGCTCCACCTCGCGCTCCTGGAGCACCCGCAGGAGCTTGGCCTGGAGGGCGGGCTCCATCTCGCTCACCTCGTCGAGCAGGATCGTCCCCCCCTGGGCCTGCTCGAACTTCCCCGCCCGTGCCTCCCCCGCCCCCGTGAAGGACCCCTTCTCGTGGCCGAAGAGCTCGCTCTCCATGAGGTTGGCCGGGATGGCGGCGCAGTTGACCGCCACGAACGCCCCACGGACCCAAGGGGAGAGCTCGTGGATGCGCCGGGCCACCACCTCCTTGCCGGTGCCGCT is a genomic window containing:
- a CDS encoding sigma-54 dependent transcriptional regulator yields the protein MEQRKILVVDDDGEMRLALELTLRKAGYACTLARDGQEALDTLKGETFDLVVTDLRMPRVDGIELLERLSAAAPHTPALVITAHGTVDTAVESMKRGASDFLQKPFGPDVLLAKVAGALARALPAPPALASSGATAGFLAADPAMAEVLALVEAAAASKATVLLTGESGTGKEVVARRIHELSPWVRGAFVAVNCAAIPANLMESELFGHEKGSFTGAGEARAGKFEQAQGGTILLDEVSEMEPALQAKLLRVLQEREVERVGGRKPLPLDLRVIATTNRDLPGEVRKGRFREDLYYRLHVLPIEIPPLRSRRGDVVPLAAHFLESSCRVNGLPPTRLTPAAEAALAAHDWPGNVRELQNAVERAAIVARGAPLEPRHLRLGGGPGRPDAGMEVQGTLEDMERRIILAAFEKHGSNKKATSRALGINVKTLRQRLRDYGVEAPDGPEGPPEGED